ATTTTTTTGAACATGCGTCAGGCCGCAGCCGTGGATCCGTGGCTATCTGTGTCCATCGGTGGTCCTGATGGCGAACAAGCGCTCGCCATACTGGACCGGCTTGCCGTTCTCCACGTATACGTTCGCAATCTCGCCGTCGTACTCCGACGTGATCTCGTTCATCAGCTTCATCGCCTCGATGATACAGACCACCTGGTCCTTCTTGACGTGCTGGCCGATCTCCACGAACGACGCCGCGCCCGGCTCGGGCGAGCGGTAGAACGTGCCGACGATCGGCGACTTCACGACCGCGAGTTCGACCGTCGCCTCGTCGAGGTCGGCTGCCGCCGCAGCCGCGCTGGCCGCACCGGCCTGGGCCGGCGCCGACACGATGGCGAACGGACTCGCCGGCGTCATCGACATCGGTCCCCCCGGCGGCAGCGGCGCCGGATGGTAGGTCGGCACCACGCCCGCCTTACGAACGCGCAGCTTCAGGCCGTCTCGCTCGAGCTCGAACTCGGCGAGTTCGTGCTCGCGCACCAGCGCCAGAATCTTTTCGATCTCAGAAAAGTCCATTCCGCTCCGCTGCGGAGGTTGGGCCTCCGGGTAGTGGCCTTCCAAAACACTCGCCAACACCCGGCCGCCAACCCCTACCTAGTCAGTACCTCGCACCCACTCTCGGTCACCAGCACGTCGTCTTCGATGCGTACCCCGCCGACCCCGGGAACGTAGGCGCCGGGCTCGATCGTGAACACCATCCCGGCCTCGACGCGCACATCCGGAAGCCGCGGAGACGGCTTGCCGATGCGCGGCTCCTCGTGCACCTCGAGGCCCAGACCGTGGCCCGTGCCATGGCCGAAGGCCTCTCCAAGACCGTGTCGTTCCAGCACGCCGCGCGCAGCGGCGTCGATCGCGCTCGCCGCGACCCCTGGCCGGACCGTCGCCAACGCGGCCTGCTGCGCCTCCGACACCGCCGCGTACAAGCCTCGCAGCGCCTCGGAAGGGGCGCCAAGCTGAACCGTACGCGTAAGATCCACGCAGTATCCTGCGTAGACCCCCCCAAAGTCCAGCACCGTCGCGTCCCCAGTCTGGACCGTCCGCAGCGTCGGGCGGGCGTGCGGCAACGCGCTGTTGGGCCCGGACGCGACGATCGTCTCGAACGCCGGCCGGGAGAACCCGGCGGCGCGGAGCGCCTGCTCGATGTCTTCGGCGATCGCCCGTTCCGTGCGCCCCTCCAGGATCAGCGCGGTCAACCCGGAAGCGACCCGCGACAGCCGCCGGCCGGCTTCGCGGAGCGCCGCGATCTCCTCCGCATCCTTGATCACTCGCGCCTGCTCGACCAGCCGCTCGGTCGGTACCAGCACCGGCGTTGGCGCATGCGATCGCAACGGCAGCGGCGCGCGGGACGCCAGGCCGGCCGAGATCGCATTGAAGCGGCCGACCGGCAGGTAGGCAGCCTCGATGCCGACCCGTGCGACGCGTTCGCGGCCCAACAGCTCGACGATCGCCTCGTCGTACGAGCGCTCGACCGTGCCGATGCTGAGCAGATCGCCGAGTGAGGCGACCAGCGCCGACGCGGCGGTCACGTAGCGGAAGTCGACCACGAGGAGACACCGGCGCTCCGGCAGCACGATGGCGGTGCCGGCGGTGCCGACGAAGCCGGTCAGGTAGCGCAGATTGGGCAGGTGCGTGATCACCAGCGCGTCGAGCCCGGCCGCAGCCATGCTGCCGCGAACCCGGGCCAGCCGATCCGCGATGTGAGCTGGGTTCGGGGTCACGCGTGGCGCGCCGACTCGATCGCGCCAAGAAAGCGTTCGAGACGCACCAGCATGGCCGCGACGTAGGGATCGGGGCCGTCGGGCGCGACATCCCGGTCCGCGAAGACCGCCGCCTCGAGCGGGACCGATGGCGGATCGGCAGCCGCACGCGCGCCCGGCAGCGGCCCGGGCTCGGGCTCCTGCTCTGGGGCGGAGTCGGCCGCCGCCGGGTCGGTCCGGACAACGACGGGAGCCTCGAATGCGATGGTTGCGGCTTCGAACGCGATCGGCGGCGGCGCCGGCAGTTTGAGCGCGGCGGACAACATGTCGATCGGTTCGGCGGCAGGGGCCGGGGCCGGCACCGGCGGCGGCGCTTCGGCCTGCCGGGCCCGGCTTTCGGCGGCGAGCCGAATCGGCTCCTGCGCCAGCGCGTGGAGATCCGGATGCATCTCAGCCGATTGACCGAGCCGATCGTGGATTTGGGCGAGGCCGCGGATCGCGGCCAGATTCTCGGGTGCCGAGCGAAGGACCGTCTCGAGCTCTTCGCGCGCGGCCTCGAGCGCGCCCATCTCGATGAGCGCGCGGCCAAGCGTGACGCGCGCCGAGAGGTAGGCGGGATGCCGCTGAAGCCCGGTGCGGCAGGTTTCGATCGCCTCGTCGAACCGGCCGGTGCGGCGATACTCCTCGGCGAGCGCCGCGAAGGCGATCGACGCCGGGTCCGCCTGGACCCGGCGTCGCAATTCCTCTATCCGAGGGTTCTCCGGCACGAGTACGACTTTACCACCAGGCCGTCACGGATTGATCGTGATGGCCTTGGTGATGCTGCCTGTCTTACCGGCGCTGTCGGTGACCGTTAGCAGGACGTTGTAGGTCGTCGCCACGCCGCCCACGACCGGGAACGAGTGGTTGACGACCTGGCCCGTGCCCGAGCCTCCGTCGCCGAACGACCACGAGTAGGACACGATCGTGCGTCCACCGAACGGCTGCGACGGCGAGCCGTCGAAGGTGACATTCTGGCCGGCGCGCGGGGCCGACGGGTTGAAGGTGAAGTCGGGCGCCGGGTTGCCGTTCGTCACGGTGATCGCCTGCGACGTCAGGTCCGACTTGCGGCCGGCATCGTCGGTCGTCTTGAGGGTCACGGTATAGCTGCCGGCCAGCGGGTACGAGTGGGTCACGAGCGGACCGTCGGCGAGCGTGCCGTCGCCGAAATTCCACGCCCACGACGTGATGGTGTGGCCCGGCTCGGCCTGCGAGCCCGACGCGTTGAAGTTGATCTGTTGATCGATGATCGGGGACGACGGCGAAGTCACGAACGTGGCCGTCGGGATCTGTCCCTGGCCGATCGTCAGCGAGTGCGTCACGTTCTGGGTGCGGCCGAGACTGTCCGTGATCGTCAGCGACACGGGGAACGAGCCAGACTTGGTGTAGGTGTGGGTGACGTTGCGGCCGCTTCCGCTGCCGCCGTCGCCGAACGTCCACTGGTACGACGACACCTGCGCGGTGGCGTCCGCACCTGAGGCATCGACGACCGTCGCCTGGAACTGCGTCGGGTTGCCCACCGTCACGGTCGGCACGACGAAGTCGGGCTTCAGGGTACTCGGCGGCGCGCCGACGGCGCCGGGCGGCATCAGGCGGATCGAGGCCTGCACCGGATTGTTGTTGGCGAAGTCGGTGCTGAGCGGCGCGATGCTGATTGCCACGATCGTGCCGCTGTCCTGGTTGAGGACCGGTGCCGGTGGCGCCGTGTAGGTGACCGTGGCGCGGCCGGCCGCGTCGGTCACCAGGTTGCGCGCCGACAAGGAGCCGAAGTCGGTGACGGCGCCGCCGACGCTGATCTGCGCGCGAAGCGGCAGGCTGGCGTACGGCTGCCCGTTCGGCCCGAAGGCGCTGATCAGTACCAGCGATTGCGATTGCCCGTCCTGCGTGAGAATGTCGGGCGTCACCGTCACCTGGAGTGACGTGCCGTTGCCCGAGGGACCGCTCAACGCCGGCGCCGCCTGCTGATCGTGCACCGTGCAGGAGGACAGCGCGGTGAGCGCGCAGACGAACGGAAGAATGCGAAGTGATCGTGCCATAGCCATATCCGCCCTAGTCGCCCCAGTTGCCAAAATCGACGTTGATGCGGCCGACGACCGTGACGGCATTGCCGTTCTGGTCGCGCCCGTAGAGGGTCACTTCGGCGACCGTCGAGATCACCTGACCGTTGCCGCCCGCCAGCGCCGCGAGCGGCGCCTCCTGCTTGGCCTGAACGCGCACCAGCGTGAAGCCGACGCTGCCGGTGTTGGTGCCGGCCGGGCTGCCGATGGTCGCGCCGAGGCCGCCGTCGAATTCATACGGGACATCGACGCCCTGCACGTTGTGACCGTCGGAGCGGATGTACTTGACGTGATACTGCGTCATCGTCACCGCGTTGGCTGCTGACGGCGTCGCGAGCACGTCCTTCATCTGCAGTTCGAGCGAGGCCTGGCCGTTGTCGGCGAAGACCGTCGACACGCCGTTGACCATCGTGACCACGTCCGACGCCAGGTTGCCGCTGAACGTGCCGGAGTTCGCGCCGCCGCCCTTGGCACCCTGCAGGCTGGTCAACACCAGGTAGGCCGGCGAGTTGCCGGTGCGCACCGCGTCGCTGCACGAGGTCGCCGCGAGCGCGGCGATCACGACGCCGAGCAACCGGATCCGTCCGCCCCAGACAGCCTTGCCGCGGCCCGCGGCCTTCGTGTGTTCGAGATTCGACATGCAACTACCCTCGGAGGATGCGCGGCGTGATGAAGATCAACAGCTCGCGGCTCGAATCGGTGACCGAGTTGCGCTGGAACAGCCATTTCAGGATCGGAACGCGATAGAGGTACGGCGTGCGGTCGTTCGAGTCCGTCTCGGTGCTGACGAAGATGCCGCCGATCACGGTCGTGGCGCCGTCGTTCACCTGTACGGTCGTCGTCGCACGCTGTGTGTCGATCGGCGGAATGCCGTTGACCTGCCGGCTGAAGTCGGGGGTCTCGTTGGTCAGCGCGACGTTCATGATCACGGTATTGGCGGCGGTGATCTGCGGCGTCACGCTCAGCTTCAGCGTCGCGTCGCGGAAGCTGACCGCCACAGTGTTGTTGGCGACGGTCTGAATCGGGATCTGGACGCCCTGCGCGACCTCGGCCTGCTGGTTGTTCTGTGTCGTCAGCCGCGGCGTCGAGAGGATGCGCCCCTTGCCGGTGTTCTCGAGCGCGGTCAGGGCCACGTCGAGGTTGAACGCGCCGTTGATCGATCCGAGAGCCAGCCCGATCGCGGAGGTCGGCGCCGCCGCCGGCAGGTTGACCGCCGTCGCCGTGTCTGAGGTCGGCGTCGTCGACGGACGCGGATCGGTCGGCCCCTGGGTCCCGCCGACGCGGCCGCCGACCGATCCGTTGTTCGGGAAAGCCAGCCCGGTCGTGTTGCCGATCTGCGCGTTGGCGCGGCCGTTGAAGCCCCACTGGATGCCGAGCGCGCGCGCGAAGTCACGCGAGGTCTGCACGATGCGCGCTTCCACTTCGACCTGCGGCTGCGGTTTGTCGAGCGTGCCGATGAGCGACTGCGCGGTCTGCAGGTGATCGGGCAGATCCATCAGGATGAGCGTGTTCGTCCGGGTGTCGGTCTGGATCTGGCCGCGCGCCGACATCGCCGATTTCAGGATCACCGGGCCGAGATCGTTCGCCTTGGCGTAGCTCAGGTTGAAGGTGCGAACCTGCAGCTCGCCGGCGAGCGCCTGCTGGGCCTGGTAATCCGCCTGCTCCTTCTTCTCTGCGCTGAGCACCGCGATCGGCGCGATCCGCATGATGTTGCCGTCGACGGTGTAGCTCAACTTGTTGGAGCGGAGGATCTGCTCGAGCGCCTGGTCCCACGGCACGTCGGTGAGCACGACGTTGACACGCCCCTGCACCGCCGGGTCGATGATCATGTTGAGGCCGCTGATCTGCGAGAAGAGCCGCAGCACGACGCGCAGGTCGGAATCCTCGAAGTCGAAACTGACCGGCGGACCGGTGTACTGCTTCGGCGCGGTGCCGGGCACCTCCTGGGTCAGGGTCGGCTGCGCCCCCGGCGCCGGGGTCTGCGGGGCCTGCGTCTGCGGCGCCTGCGTCGTGGTCACGGGCGGCGGGAGCTGACGACCGGGAGACGACGATGCCGGCGCCGCCACCGCCGCAGGTGATCGCGGCTGCGGACGCGCCGCCGGGACGACCGGGACGGCGCCGTCGATTCGTTTGCCGGAATCCGCCGGGGCCGCCACCAGTGCGTCCACCGGATCCTGTGGCACGAGCGGCGCCGCGTTCGCCATCGCCTGCGCCATCGTCAGCACGTCGCCGTCGTTCTTTTCCGTTCTCTCCGCCGCGCTCGATCCGACCGGCGGCGCGACCATGATCGCTCCGCCGGCCTTCGGGCCTTCGAACACGACCGCGAGATCGCGCCCGTCGGCGCCCGTGCGCTCGACGTGATACGTGGCGGTCGGCGAAATCTCCATGACGACCCGCGTCAGCAGCGGATCCCGGCTGTTCAGCGCGACCCGCACCTGCTTGACGAAAGCGCCGTCGACGCTCGTCTTGCTGATCGAGCCGGGGGACACGTTCGGGAAATCGAGGACCAGCCGGCGCGGCGCCTCGTCCGACTCGGTCAGCGACGACGGCACGAGACGCCCGTTGCCGGAGAGCGTGACGGTGGTCGACGTGCGGGTATGGCTGGCATGGACCTTCTGAATCGTCGTGGCGGTCGCGACGGTCGTATCGTCGGAACCAGCGGCGTGGCGGACGTCCGTCGGCGTTCCGCCTTCACGCGCGGCGGCGGCGTGCGGCGCCTCGGGCTCGAGGTCCAGGCGGATCACGTTACGCGCGCTCCGCACCGTATAGGCGGCCGGCGAGGCCAGCGCGACGCGCACGCGGGCGAGGTCCTGTCCGTCGACAGCGGTTGCCTGCTCGAGGGTGACCCCGGCCAGCGGTCCGATGCGGGCGACCTGGGCGGCCGCGTCGGCGACGCGCACGTTTCGCAGATCGACGAGCACCGTCATCGGATCGGGGCGGCTCACCGCGTACGCGACCGGTTCGGTCGCCTCGATCAGCACCGCGGCCGTGCGGCCGGTCCCCTGCGACGACACACCGAGGAGGCGGACGCCGGGCGATGCCGCCGCGGCCGTCAGGCCTCCGCACAGCGCCGCCGCCAGCGTCGCAGCGGCGAGCTTCTTGATCAGTGTCATCTTTGTCTCCGCGCCCTTCACCGTGCCTCCGCCCGGATGGCTTTCCGCACTTCGCGCTGCTTCACCAGCGACAGCGGATCGTTGACGTCCTGGGTGAACACCACCTCGACGGCGGTGACGGCCTTGATCGCGCCGTCGAGCACCTTCTCGCCGGCGTGCCCGATGTAGGACTTGCTGTCGGGTGCCTGCAGCAGCGCCACGAACTCCCCTTTCGGCGTCTTCATCACGCCCTTCAATGTCAGCTCGTTGATCATGAGCCCCGGCAGGCCCTGCGGCCGCGCGCCAGTCGCTACCCCGTCGTTGCCACGGCCGAGCAGCGACACGAACGGATCGCGGCGTCCCGCCGGATCGTAGGTGTAGCCGGAGGCGGAGCCCGGTTGCGCGCCTGACCTAACTGGCGGGGCCGGGGCGGCCGGCGGTGCCGGCGGGACCTGTTCCGCAGGCTTCTGCCCTGACGGGGTCAGCGCTTCCGCGTTCTTCTGCTGGGCCGCTTCAGTCTTGGCTCTCGCGTCCTTCGCGGCGTTGATGGCGGCCGCGGCATTGGGGATCTGCGCCGCCACGACGGACGACCACGCGAACGCCGCGAGCGCTGCCGCGACAACACCGAGGCTCCCCTGCCAGATTCCCATTCTGTTGGCGCGATTCATCGTCAGTCTCATCGCCATCACCTCGCCGGCGGCGGGCCGCCGCGGCCGCCACGGCCGGCGCTCTCCTGGAGGACGAACGTGGTGGCGGTGAGTGTCGCGGTGATCGTGGAGTTGCTCGCCTGCACGGGCTTGGCGGAGATCGAGATGTCGCCGACGTTGATGATGCGCTGGAACTTGGCGACCCGATCGAAGAAGAGCGCGAGGTTGTGGAACGAGCCGTCGGCGATCAGCTGGTACGGCACCTCGAGGTAGAGCGGCTGCTGCTTCGTCGGCGCGGGGGTGAAGCGCAGCAGGGTCAGGTTCGACTGCGTCGCCAGCGCCTGGATGCGGCGCAGCGTGTCGGCGACGTCCTTCTGCTCGGGCAGCACGTTCTTCAGGGCATCGAGGCGCCGCTCGAGATCGGTCACCTGGCTCTGGAATTCGCCGAGCCGGCGCGCCGTCGCGACGCCCTTGTTGATGTCGGCGCGCAGATTGGTGAGGCGGCTGTGCTTCATCGCGATTTCGGCGCTGACCTCGGTCACGTAGTAGGTGTAGAAGCCGTAGACCGACAGCACGGCCATCACGACGAAGGCCCCGATCTGGGCGTACCACGGCAGCTTGCTGAGCGAGATATCCATCTAGAAGCGTTCCCTGTTCACTTCCGACAACGGCCAACTCATTTCGCCGGCGCGGCTCCGCGCGCGACCGGCGCCGGCGCCGGCGGTGCGTCCGGGTTGTCCGACGTCGCCCGCACCGTGAAGCGCACCAGATCGCCGCCCGGCGTCGGCTCCACGGTGCTGTCCACGATCTCGACCGGGCGCTTGAACCATCGGCTGGCTTCGAGATTGGCGACGAAATCCGAGAGCGCGGTCAGCGACGTCGTCTGGCCGGCGATCGAGAACTCGGCGCCGTGCTGCTGCATCGCGATCAGCCAGAGCCGATCGGGCAGCGCCTTGCTGACCTCGTCGAGGAGGTGCACCGGTCCCTGCTGGCCGTGGCGGAGCTGCTCGATGAGCGTGACGCGCTGCTGCAGCTGCGCCTTGCGCGTCTCGAACTTCTGCACCGACGAGAGGACGGTGCGGAGCTGGTTGGCTTCCACCTCGGCGCGGGCGATGTCGGTGTCGAGCCGCAGGTTCTCCTGGCGCAGCGCCCAGAACCACCAGCCGACGCCGACGACCGTCGAGAGCAGGATCAGCGCCGCGCCGATCGTCACGCGCTGCGCCGCGGTGACGATGCTGCCGCCGGCCGCGACCTTCTTCTTCGCCGGGGCGCCGCGCTCGCTGGCCAGCAGGTTGATGCGGATCATCGGTCACCCACCCGGCGGAGCGCCAGCCCCACCGCGACCGCCACCGTCGGCGCGATCTCCGACGGATCGATCTTGAACTTCTTGGCGTCGAACGCCACCTTCCTGAACGGATCGAACGTTTCGACCGGCGCCTCGAACCGCTCGGTGAGCATCTCGGTGAAGCTCTCGGCGCGCGACGCGCCGCCGCTCAGCACGATGCGGTCGATCTTTTCCGACGCCGCGGTCGCCTTGAAAAAATCGAAGGTCTTCTGGATTTCCAGCATGACGTTCTCGGTCACGGCGCGCAGCACGGGCCGGGCATCGTCGTAGCTGACGCCGTCGGCCGGCTGGCCGCGCTTGAGCGCGTCGGCGGTGTCGAACGGCAGGCTCAGTTCGCGCTGCAGCGCCTCGGTGTAGGCGTTGCCGCCGATCGAGATGTCGCGGGTGAAGACCGACTGGTCGCCGTGCAGGATGTTGATGTTGGTGGCGCTGGCGCCGGCGTTGAGGAGCACGATGACCGCGTTCCCCTCGATCCCGTAGTTGACCTCGTAGGCGTTCTGCAGGGCGAAGGCGTCGACGTCGACGACCACCGCGCTGCGCCCCGCCTGCGCGATGACGCCGGTGTAGTCGGCGATCTTCTCCTTCTTGGCGGCCACCAGCAGCACATCCATCGTGCCCTTGCCGGCGGCGGCGTCGCCCTTGTCGAGAATCTGGTAGTCGAGGTTGACGTCCTGGATGTCGAACGGGATGTACTGCTCCGCCTCCCAGTAAATCGATTCCGAGAGCTCCGCTTCCGACATGACCGGCAGCGAGATCTTCTTGACGATGACGGCGTTGCCGGAGAGCGAGGCGGCAACGTCGCGGGTCTTGATCCCGCGCCCGTCGAACAGCCGGCGGATCGAGTCGGCGACGGCGGTCGCGTCAATGATGGCTCCGTCGACAATGCTGTCGGGCGGCAGCGGCTCGGTGCCGAAGCCGGTGACGCGGTACGACTTGCCGACCGCCTTCAGTTCGACGGCCTTGACGGCCGCCGATCCGATGTCGAGCCCGACAAGCGCCTTCGCTCTACGAAACACAGTTCACCCCAGAGTCCATCGCGTGGTTTATCGGCTGGTCGAGGTTGCGAGATAGGGGAGGGCAAGCGAGGTGCCACTGCCGGTCCACGTTCAATTCCGGTAGATTCACGCAGATCTGGTATCGACGGCGGCGTGGCGGCCGTGGCACGGTTACGTCTTTGTCGGGTCGGTCACAATTGTGTAATCTTGACAACATGCCTAATTGGCGGTATCCTCTTGGTTTGCCGTCCTTTGAAAGGTAGAGAGAGGGATTCCATGCGTTCGTTTGTACCCACGGCCGGCCCCAACGGGGTCCACGTGGAGCGGCAGTGGCATGTCATCGACGCGGAGGGCCAGGTGCTCGGCCGCGTGGCGACCGAGGCGGCCCGGCTGCTGCAGGGCAAGCACAAGGCGATCTATACCCCGCACATCGACACCGGCGATCACGTGGTGATCGTGAACGCTGCGAAGGTGCGGTTGACCGGCCGCAAGGAAGAACAGAAGCTCTATCGCTACCACTCGGGCTACGAGGGGGGCGTGCGTGAAGAGCGCGCCAAGGACGTACGCGTCAAGCAGCCGGCGCGGATTGTCGAGGAAGCGGTGCGCGGCATGCTGCCGAAGACACGGATGGGCGAGGCCATGTGGCGCAAGCTGAAGGTCTACGCCGGCGGCACGCACCCGCACGCGCCGCAGCAGCCGAAGGAAAAGAAGCTTACCAGCAGGAGCGAGGTCGTATAAGTCGTGGCAGCAGCAATCCAGTATTACGGCACCGGCCGGCGCAAGACATCGACGGCCCGAGTATTCCTCAGACCCGGTAGCGGCGTCGTCACGATCAACCGGAGGCCCCTCGATCAGGCCTTCCCCACCGAAGCGCTCCGCACCCAGATCAGACGACCGCTGGCCATCACCGAAACGACCGACAAGTTCGACATCCTGGCCACGATCGCCGGCGGCGGCCTGTCCGGCCAGGCTGGCGCGCTGCGGCTCGGCATCGCCCGCGCGCTCGTCGAATACAACCTCGAGCTGCGGCCGCAGTTGAAGAAGGAAGGCTTCCTGACGCGCGACGCGCGCATCAAGGAGCGCAAGAAGTACGGACAGAAGGGCGCGCGCAAGCGCTTCCAGTTCAGCAAGCGCTAGTCATGGGCTCAGTGGCAGTGAATGATGGAGGGACTTTGAACGGGATCGCGCTGAAGGATCTACTCGAGGCCGGCGTCCACTTCGGACATCAGACGAAGCGCTGGAACCCGAAGATGAAGCAGTACATCTTCGGCGAGCGCAACGGGATCTACATCATCGACCTCGCCAAGACGGCCAAGCTGTTCAAGGACGCCGAACGGTTCATCCACGACCTGGCCGCCGAGGGGCGCACGATTCTGTTCGTCGGCACCAAGCGGCAGGCCCAGGATGCGATCGCGGAAGAAGCCCAGCGCTCCGGCATGTACTTCGTGAACCAGCGCTGGCTCGGTGGCCTGCTCACCAACTTCACCACCATTCAGCGCAGTCTGGCCCGGCTCCGCGATCTCGAGGCGATGGAAACCGACGGCCGCTACGAAACCGCGACCAAGAAGGAAATCGCCCAGTTCGAGAAGGAAAAGAAGAAGCTCCAGAAGAACCTGGAAGGCATCCGCACGATGAGCCGCCTGCCCGACGCCATCTTCGTGGTCGACACCCGCAAGGAGAAGATCGCGGTCGACGAGGCGCGCAAGCTCAAGATTCCGGTGATCGGCGTGGTCGACACCAACTGTGATCCGGACGAAGTCGACTACGTCATCCCCGGCAACGACGACGCGCTGCGCGCCATCCGCCTCTTCGCCAGCAAGGTCGCCGACGCGGCCATCGCCGGCCGCGGCATCGCCGACGCGAATCGCGGCGACGACGCCGGCGACGGCGACGATCGCGGCCGCCGTTCGCGTCCGAACCGCCCGGCGCCGCGCGCCGAAGCAGCCACGACACCGGCATCGGTCTAGGAACGGCAGCAGCCGTTCGATGAACGCCGGCCGAATCCCTGGCCGGCGTTTGTATGTACAGCGCCGCCGCAGCAGCAACCCAGTGGAGTGATAAGAGAATGGCGACTATGGCAAT
This sequence is a window from Vicinamibacterales bacterium. Protein-coding genes within it:
- the rpsB gene encoding 30S ribosomal protein S2 — translated: MNGIALKDLLEAGVHFGHQTKRWNPKMKQYIFGERNGIYIIDLAKTAKLFKDAERFIHDLAAEGRTILFVGTKRQAQDAIAEEAQRSGMYFVNQRWLGGLLTNFTTIQRSLARLRDLEAMETDGRYETATKKEIAQFEKEKKKLQKNLEGIRTMSRLPDAIFVVDTRKEKIAVDEARKLKIPVIGVVDTNCDPDEVDYVIPGNDDALRAIRLFASKVADAAIAGRGIADANRGDDAGDGDDRGRRSRPNRPAPRAEAATTPASV